In Euphorbia lathyris chromosome 2, ddEupLath1.1, whole genome shotgun sequence, the sequence GTGTCTCAGATCTAGGAAACTGAAGCTTTAGGTACTTTATGATACATGGATTGCTACATATCAATTCTTGCTTTTTAAGTGTAGTTTTTTCTCCACTCCAATGTGTGATTATAGTTCAGCTATTTAGCTGCTGCAATTCCAAATTTGTTGTAGGTGCTTTTAGTTTGGACAAACTATGTATTTTATGAACAAGATATGTTATTGCTCAAGTCTCAACTTCTTTAACAGATGAATGCATCAAATTTTATCGCCATTAATGAGCAGTTTTAAGTTCAATTAAGCAAAAGAGACCGATAATTAAGGAAAACGAGGCTGGAGCCTGGAGTAATATGTTAATTAACAAAGGAAAATATACAACAGAAAAAGTCATAGCAACTAGAACAAATTACAGTAGGCACTCAAAGAAAATAACCAGTGCAATATACAACAAAACACACACATTCCATAGGAATAAACATTTGTGTCGAACTGTCATCGAAATCATCTAACGAAGCTCCTGTTGCTACTCAGCTCCGGTTGATACTCAGCTATTAAAAAGCTAAATCTCTTCTCTTAAACCTTCTCTTCATCATCTCAGCCCAACCAGCAAGAACATTGGAGGCTTCGTTCTTGCCAGAAAACTTTAACTTTTTGGCTAATTCCTCGAGTATAAAAGGCTTCCCCAATCTGGAGAAATCAGCTACAAATTTGCTATAATCAAGCTCAGGCGCTTTCATTCCTTTCTCTAGCATCTCCTCCAAGTATTTACAAGCTTCAGCTGACCTTCCCTGACTTATAAGCCCGTTGATGAAAACAGTGTAGGAGTTACCGTCAGGGCAAAAGCCCTTCCTGCTCATTTCGTCCCACACTGCTCGACCCATTTCGAAGTTCCTTATCTGAAAGTATGATTTCATGATCATGTTATAAGTGTGAATTGTAGGTTCAATTCCACTCTGAACCATCTTCATGTATATTTTCTCAGCATCATCTGGCCTATTCCGACTTGTCAGCAGCTTGATAAGGGCATTGTAGGTCCGCCCATCAGGAGGGCAACCCTCGTCTTTCATCTCCTTCAACAAGTTCGAAACCATGTCCATTCGCCTTTGATTACCAAACCCTGTAATCAAACATGTGTAAATTGCAGCGTCTGGCCTGCACCCTgaatcaaccatctcatcaaaaTATTCAACTGCCTCATTCATCTTTGATTGCTTGCACAGAGCCCGAATCAATTTTGTATAGCTCCAAACATCAGGTGACGGACCCTTGGACTTCATCACCATCAACAACTTGATTGCCTCAGACATCTTCTTACTCTTCAATAACCCTTCAAGCATAACATTATGTGCAACAACATCAGGCTTAAAACCCTTATCAATCATCTCATTCCAAATCCTTCCCGCCTCCATTAAATTCTTCACCCTGCACCAACCATTAAGCAAAACGGTAT encodes:
- the LOC136217657 gene encoding pentatricopeptide repeat-containing protein At3g62470, mitochondrial-like isoform X2, giving the protein MDKSTVPRSFSLSARDKERAENDLEESKCGGFSSFTGAGIDSDFENDDNFENVDCENDSEGARIRSNADPLEVDRVCKVIDELFALDRNMEAVLDECEINLSHDLVIDVLERFCHARKPAFRFFCWAGQKQGFVHDSRTYNSMMSILGKSRQFETMVSMLEEMGEKGLLTMDTFSIAMRAFAAAKERKKAVGIFELMKKHKYKVGVETINSLLDSLGRAKLGKEAQALFDKLEDRFTPNMQTYTVLLNGWCRVKNLMEAGRIWNEMIDKGFKPDVVAHNVMLEGLLKSKKMSEAIKLLMVMKSKGPSPDVWSYTKLIRALCKQSKMNEAVEYFDEMVDSGCRPDAAIYTCLITGFGNQRRMDMVSNLLKEMKDEGCPPDGRTYNALIKLLTSRNRPDDAEKIYMKMVQSGIEPTIHTYNMIMKSYFQIRNFEMGRAVWDEMSRKGFCPDGNSYTVFINGLISQGRSAEACKYLEEMLEKGMKAPELDYSKFVADFSRLGKPFILEELAKKLKFSGKNEASNVLAGWAEMMKRRFKRRDLAF
- the LOC136217657 gene encoding pentatricopeptide repeat-containing protein At3g62470, mitochondrial-like isoform X1, translating into MFLPRKHPAKVSILFCRCTISQLHSSGYGQIYCTEKLFPLCERQREGGERPRREQMCFPSEKLSLGMNSRSINNSMTSPLPSLRGFSSFTGAGIDSDFENDDNFENVDCENDSEGARIRSNADPLEVDRVCKVIDELFALDRNMEAVLDECEINLSHDLVIDVLERFCHARKPAFRFFCWAGQKQGFVHDSRTYNSMMSILGKSRQFETMVSMLEEMGEKGLLTMDTFSIAMRAFAAAKERKKAVGIFELMKKHKYKVGVETINSLLDSLGRAKLGKEAQALFDKLEDRFTPNMQTYTVLLNGWCRVKNLMEAGRIWNEMIDKGFKPDVVAHNVMLEGLLKSKKMSEAIKLLMVMKSKGPSPDVWSYTKLIRALCKQSKMNEAVEYFDEMVDSGCRPDAAIYTCLITGFGNQRRMDMVSNLLKEMKDEGCPPDGRTYNALIKLLTSRNRPDDAEKIYMKMVQSGIEPTIHTYNMIMKSYFQIRNFEMGRAVWDEMSRKGFCPDGNSYTVFINGLISQGRSAEACKYLEEMLEKGMKAPELDYSKFVADFSRLGKPFILEELAKKLKFSGKNEASNVLAGWAEMMKRRFKRRDLAF